The sequence below is a genomic window from Candidatus Cloacimonadota bacterium.
GGATATATTATCGTAAATTCTGCAAATAATTTTGGTACGATTCTGCTCGTGCTCGGATATGTGGTTTTCGTTCCGCTTTCCCTTTTAGTGCATCCTGCAAAAGATTGAAGCAGAAAGAAAACGCAAAGTTGCTAAGACATAAAAATATAATGAAAACAGAAATTATTTTAAATGTCATAATTAGTGTTTGTCCGTAAAGTAGCCTTTTCGAGAAGTCACGGACCATTCCGTGACGAATTGAAAAAATTATCTATTAATTTAAGTAGCGTTATAATTGTAAGTTGGAAAAACTTAAGTCAAGTTCAAAAAAACGGAACTTAACTCAAGATTTTCCTTTACTGATGGACTCTAATAAGCGTCTATTTTTTTCTTTATAACTTTTCCTGTAAAATTCTTATCCTATGAAAAAACGATTTATTTTTTATCTCTTTCTTTTATTTACGATAATTCCGTTACTTGAGCTGGCTCTTCTCATCAAAGTCGGCTCAATAATCGGATTCTGGCGCACAATTGCCATAATTCTTATAACCGGTGCAGGCGGTGCCTATTTAGCGAGACAGCAAGGTTTTTGGGTAATTGTGGCAATCAAACAAGATTTTTCCGAAGGTCGCTTTCCTGCGGATAAATTATTGGACGGAGCTTTGATCCTCGTCGGTGCTACGCTTCTCATTACTCCCGGACTGTTTACCGATGCTTTTGGAATTCTCTGCCTTTTTCCGGCTACAAGAACAATCTTCAAAAATGTAATAAAATATCATCTGCGGAAAAAATTTTAATATTTTTCCCTTCTTACTCCTCTACAAAGATTTATGAATTGCTTTCAACAAATTATGATTTTCGTTTATCAAACCGGGATAACAAAGCAACCCCAGTCTATTTTATATACCTGCTTTGCAATAAAAAATTATTTTGCTAAAGCAGAAAACAAATTTCTAACGATAAATAATGCAAACAAAAAATTCTACTAAAGTCCCACACGTATCTACGCACCAAATTCGTAAAATTAGTGAAATTCGGGGACAATATCTCACATAATATGAAAAATATATTTTTCCTCGTTGGTGAACGCTCTGCGGATATTCACGCCGCAGAAGTTTTAAAACGCTTAAACAAGCTGGATTTAGAATGTAATTATTGGGGAATCGGCGGATCGAAGATGCAGCAACAGGGCTTCGAAGCAATTTTCCCATTTGAAAAATTTTCTATCATCGGTTTTGCGGAAGTTGTCAAACATCTTCCCTTTATCCGAAAAGTAAACTCCACCATTCAAAAGGAATTTGAGATACGAAAACCCGATCTGATTATCCTGCTCGACTATCCGGGTT
It includes:
- a CDS encoding FxsA family protein, which translates into the protein MKKRFIFYLFLLFTIIPLLELALLIKVGSIIGFWRTIAIILITGAGGAYLARQQGFWVIVAIKQDFSEGRFPADKLLDGALILVGATLLITPGLFTDAFGILCLFPATRTIFKNVIKYHLRKKF